One Novosphingobium sp. G106 DNA segment encodes these proteins:
- a CDS encoding sensor histidine kinase: MGGKFEANVETRFVLTVANGGTPIPDAARDKLFEPFYRGDGPSDTPGLGLGLHIAAEIARAHNGTLEVHSDANETCFTFAMPLGSSDV, encoded by the coding sequence ATGGGCGGTAAGTTCGAGGCCAACGTCGAAACCCGGTTCGTGCTTACCGTCGCAAATGGCGGAACTCCGATCCCGGACGCCGCTCGCGATAAATTGTTCGAACCATTTTATCGGGGCGACGGGCCAAGTGACACTCCGGGCCTCGGCCTGGGGCTGCACATCGCCGCCGAGATCGCGCGGGCTCATAACGGAACTCTCGAAGTCCATTCGGACGCGAACGAGACGTGCTTCACATTCGCCATGCCACTCGGTTCATCCGATGTTTGA
- a CDS encoding response regulator codes for MNIENTVTVLIVEDETLVRMHGVDLLEEAGFQVIEAANADDALVLLRSHNEIGLLFSDIDMPGSMNGLELARAVHAEWPSMRLLLTSGHHNLTESSIPDDGKFVGKPWTEGKLIAKVQAVLAA; via the coding sequence ATGAACATCGAGAACACTGTCACCGTGCTGATCGTCGAAGACGAGACCCTGGTGCGCATGCACGGCGTGGATCTTCTCGAAGAGGCGGGGTTCCAGGTCATCGAAGCCGCCAACGCCGACGATGCGCTGGTGCTGCTACGCAGCCACAACGAGATCGGCCTGCTTTTCTCCGACATCGACATGCCGGGTTCGATGAATGGCCTCGAACTCGCCCGAGCTGTCCACGCGGAGTGGCCTAGCATGCGCCTGCTTCTAACCTCGGGACATCACAATCTGACGGAGTCCAGCATTCCCGACGACGGCAAGTTCGTCGGCAAGCCGTGGACCGAGGGAAAGCTCATCGCCAAGGTACAAGCGGTACTGGCCGCCTGA